The following proteins are encoded in a genomic region of Devosia lucknowensis:
- the rnc gene encoding ribonuclease III, translating to MSRRDKTHERLQARLGYTFTNADLLERALTHSSAVSPGKRIERSYQRLEFLGDRVLGLVVADMLYQRYPKSNEGELSRSLNTLVRKETCAEIARQLDLGRDMILGESEARSGGADKDAILGDVTEAIIGAIFSDGGLEPARIFIEQHFGDYLADGQANRADAKTTLQEWAQGRGLEPPDYILVERTGPDHAPEFTIRVDIAGYDPLEAVGPSKKIAEHRVAEQFLVRQNVWKERK from the coding sequence GTGAGCCGTCGCGACAAGACCCACGAGCGGCTGCAGGCCCGGCTTGGATACACCTTCACCAATGCCGACCTGCTCGAACGCGCGCTGACCCATTCCAGCGCCGTTTCCCCCGGCAAGCGCATCGAGAGGTCCTACCAGCGCCTTGAATTTTTGGGCGATCGCGTTCTCGGCCTCGTTGTCGCCGACATGCTCTACCAGCGCTATCCCAAATCCAACGAGGGCGAGCTGAGCCGGTCGCTCAACACGCTGGTGCGCAAGGAAACCTGCGCCGAAATCGCCCGCCAGCTCGATCTGGGCAGGGACATGATCCTGGGTGAAAGCGAAGCCCGCTCGGGGGGCGCCGACAAGGACGCCATCCTGGGCGACGTCACCGAAGCCATCATCGGCGCCATATTCTCCGATGGTGGTCTCGAACCGGCGCGGATCTTCATCGAGCAGCACTTCGGGGATTACCTGGCCGACGGCCAGGCCAACCGCGCCGACGCCAAGACCACGCTCCAGGAATGGGCGCAGGGCCGCGGCCTTGAGCCTCCCGACTATATCCTGGTCGAGCGCACCGGCCCCGACCATGCCCCCGAATTCACCATCCGTGTCGACATTGCCGGCTATGATCCGCTGGAGGCCGTAGGCCCATCCAAGAAGATCGCCGAGCATCGCGTCGCCGAACAGTTTCTCGTCCGCCAGAATGTCTGGAAGGAACGCAAATGA
- the era gene encoding GTPase Era, translating into MNTPDQLADTSCGFIALVGAPNAGKSTLLNALVGTKVSIVTHKAQTTRSQVRGVLTLEQAQLVFVDTPGIFAPKKRLERAMVENAWGGAGDSDIVAFILDADRGVTPDIETLLEGLENIRQPKVLILNKIDTVKHESLLALSQSLNERLRFEATFMLSALKGHGVKDFIDWCIKHIPPGPWHFPEDHLTDLTMAITAAEITREKLFLRVHDEIPYNATVETESFKIQKDGSYKIDQVVYVSRESHKKIVLGAGGQTIKAIGAESRRELMEMYEVPIHLFLFVKVREKWAEDPERYREMGLEFPHGKG; encoded by the coding sequence ATGAATACACCCGACCAGCTTGCCGACACCTCATGCGGCTTCATCGCCCTCGTCGGCGCACCCAATGCTGGCAAGTCGACGCTGCTCAATGCGCTCGTCGGCACCAAGGTGTCCATCGTCACGCACAAGGCGCAGACCACGCGTTCGCAGGTACGCGGCGTGCTGACGCTTGAGCAGGCCCAGCTTGTCTTCGTCGACACGCCCGGCATTTTCGCACCCAAGAAGCGGCTCGAGCGCGCCATGGTCGAAAACGCCTGGGGTGGGGCAGGGGACAGCGACATCGTCGCCTTTATCCTTGATGCCGATCGTGGCGTCACGCCCGATATCGAGACGCTTCTCGAAGGCCTCGAAAACATCCGCCAGCCCAAGGTGCTGATCCTCAACAAGATCGATACCGTCAAGCACGAGAGCTTGCTCGCCCTCAGCCAGTCGCTCAACGAGCGCCTGCGTTTTGAAGCCACTTTCATGCTCTCCGCGCTCAAGGGCCACGGGGTGAAGGACTTCATCGACTGGTGCATCAAGCACATTCCGCCCGGCCCGTGGCACTTCCCCGAGGATCACCTCACCGACCTGACCATGGCCATCACGGCCGCCGAGATTACGCGCGAAAAGCTGTTCCTGCGCGTCCACGACGAAATCCCCTATAATGCCACGGTCGAGACCGAGAGCTTCAAGATCCAGAAGGACGGCTCCTACAAGATCGACCAGGTCGTCTACGTCTCGCGCGAGAGCCACAAGAAGATCGTGCTCGGCGCCGGCGGACAGACCATCAAGGCCATCGGCGCCGAAAGCCGCCGCGAACTGATGGAAATGTACGAGGTGCCGATCCACCTCTTCCTTTTCGTAAAGGTCCGCGAGAAGTGGGCCGAGGACCCGGAACGCTATCGCGAGATGGGCCTGGAATTTCCGCATGGGAAGGGATGA